Part of the Paeniglutamicibacter sulfureus genome, TCTCGAGGTAGCGCTGGACCAGCTTGTCCACGCCGTTGTCCAAGGTGGCGGAGAAGAGCATGTGCTGGATGCCGCGCGGGGCCTGGTCCAGGATGCGCTTGACGACCGGAAGGAAGCCGAGGTCGGCCATGTGGTCGGCCTCGTCCAGCACGGAAATTTCCACGCGGGACAGGTCGGCGACGCGCTGCTTGAGCAGGTCCTCGAGGCGTCCGGGGCAGGCGATGAGGATGTCAACGCCGGCGTTCAGGTCTTTTTCCTGGCGCAGCTGTGAAACGCCACCGAAGACGACGGCAACGCGTAGGTCCACGGCCTTGGCCAGCGGCTCAACGACCTTGGCGATCTGGGTGGCCAGTTCGCGGGTCGGTGCCATGATCAGGGCACGCGGGAAGCGGGCCTTGCGCGGCTTGGGGTTGGCTGCCAGTCGGGCCACCACCGGGAGGGAGAAGGCCAGGGTCTTGCCCGAGCCGGTCTGACCGCGGCCGAGCACGTCGCCGCCGTTCAGGGTGGTGGGAAGGGTGGCTTCCTGGATGGGGAATGCGGTTTCGATTCCCTGCGCCGCGAGGACGTCGGCAAAGGTTGCGGGCACGCCAAGGGAAGTGAATGAAGGACTCACGTGGTACTTTCTCTCAAAGCTTCGCACGACGGTTTCGGCGCGCGTGGTCGCCGAAGAAAAGAGAGAACCAAGATGGCGCTAGGCGCACATCGACCGGCCGCGAGCGGCTCCCGCAAGGGGAGACGGAGCATGCGGCGGGTCGGGAAATCCAGTCTGTCGACGCATAGACCCTCGGATGGCAAGCAGAGTACTTGCACCTTACCGATCTACAAGTAACCAGCTTATCAGTACCCGGCCCGTCGCCGAACGAGAGATCCGTTACCTTGTGCTTCCGAGCTTGCTCGGCCACCAGACCTTGGGGCCGATGTCGCGGACCAGCGCCGGAACCAGCAGCGACCGAACGACCAAGGTGTCGAGCAGGACGCCGAAGGCCACGATGAATCCGAGCTGGACCAGGAACATGATGGGGATGATGCCCAGGGCGGCGAAGGTCGCGGCCAGCACGACGCCCGCGGAGGTGATCACCCCTCCGGTGACCGCCAGCCCGCGCAGGACCCCCGAACGCGTCCCGTGGACCAAGGATTCCTCCCTGACCCGGGTCATCAGGAAGATGTTGTAGTCAACCCCCAGCGCCACCAGGAACACAAAGCCGAAGAGCGGAACCGACGGATCGGCTCCGGCGAAGTTGAAGAGGCCGTCGAACACCCATGCAGAGACGCCCATGGCCGTGCCGTAGGACAGCAAGGTGGTTGCCACCAACAGCACCGGGGCCAGGATCGATCTCAGCAGCAACATCAGGATCACCAGGATGGCACCGAGAATCAGCGGAATGATCTTGACCAGGTCCGCTTGGGCGGTCGTGGCGGTGTCGGCCAGGGTTGCGGTGGTTCCGCCGACCAACGAGCCGGCATCCACCTGGTGGAGCAGGTTGCGCAGGTCGATCAGCGTGGACTTGGCCGCATCGGAATCCGCCGCGTCGTTCAGGGTGATGGATATCAGGCTGCGTCCCTCGACCAGCTGTGGCTCCCTGCCTGCCTGGGCCAACGCCGGCCCGCCGTCGGCTGCCTGAAGATAGGCCGAGGCCACCCCGTCGGCGTCCTGCACCGAGGCCAGCGACTCGTTCGCCTTGGATTCATCGACGATGGCAAACAAGGGGCTCCCGGTGCCACCCGGGAAATGTTCGCCCAGCACGATTTGCCCGTCGCGGGAATCGGTCTGGCCCAGGACCAGTTCGCTCTGCGGCACACCCGAGGCCTTCAACTGCGTCATGCCCAGCGCCCCGGCGGCCAGCACCAGCGCGGTCAGCACCCAGATGGGTCGGGGATGGCGGCCGACAAAACCGGCGACGCGTCCCCACAGGCCCGCGGGCAACTCCTCGGGGGCCAGCCGGGCCTCCGGCTTGGGCATGAAGGGCCAGTAGGCCTTCCTGCCCAGCAGTGCCAAGGCGGCGGGCAGGAAGGTCAGGGCCGCGATGATGGAGAAAACGATGCCGCTGGCCCCAATGGGGCCCAACGCCTTGTTGGAATTGAGGTCCGAGAAGAGCAGGCACAGCAGGCCCGCGGTCACGGTGCCGCCGGAGGCCAGGATCGGTTCCGCGGATCGCTTCCACGCAGTCGCCACCGCTTCCCAGCGATCCTTCCCGCCGGACAGCGCTTCCTTGTGCCTGGCCACGAACAGCAGGGAATAGTCTGTCGCCGCACCGATGACGAGTATCGAGAGGATGCCCTGGCTTTGCCCGTCCAACCGGATCCAGCCTTCCTTGGCCATGAAGTACACCGCCAAGATGGCTGCGCAGAGCGCGGCGACGGCGGTGAAGAGCACCGTGAGGGGCAACAGGACAGAGCGGTAGACCAGCAGCAGGATCAGGAAGACCGCGCCGAGCGCCACGCCCAGCAGGACGCCGTCGATCCCGCCGAAGGCCTCAACGAGGTCGGCGCTGAAGCCGGCGGGCCCGGTGACGTAGGCACGGGTGCCAGCGGGGACCCGCTCGCCCAGCTCGGCCCGTAGCGTCTCTACGGCATCCTCGACCTCGCCACTGCCATCCAGCGGAACGAGCAACTGGGCGGCAAGTCCGTCCTCGGAGGCGAAGGGACCGACAATGTCGCCGTCCAGTCCGTCCAGGTCCTTCAGCGATGCCGTCAGGGCCTTGATTTCCTCTTGGTCGATGGCCGATTCC contains:
- a CDS encoding MMPL family transporter; amino-acid sequence: MGNHVMGAGSGPGQRVMNRRPGTGKAVFRAVLAVVLVALWLGIAGVGGPTFGKLGEVQTNDQAAFLPATAEATRALEWQAKFRTSDAIPAVVVIAGESAIDQEEIKALTASLKDLDGLDGDIVGPFASEDGLAAQLLVPLDGSGEVEDAVETLRAELGERVPAGTRAYVTGPAGFSADLVEAFGGIDGVLLGVALGAVFLILLLVYRSVLLPLTVLFTAVAALCAAILAVYFMAKEGWIRLDGQSQGILSILVIGAATDYSLLFVARHKEALSGGKDRWEAVATAWKRSAEPILASGGTVTAGLLCLLFSDLNSNKALGPIGASGIVFSIIAALTFLPAALALLGRKAYWPFMPKPEARLAPEELPAGLWGRVAGFVGRHPRPIWVLTALVLAAGALGMTQLKASGVPQSELVLGQTDSRDGQIVLGEHFPGGTGSPLFAIVDESKANESLASVQDADGVASAYLQAADGGPALAQAGREPQLVEGRSLISITLNDAADSDAAKSTLIDLRNLLHQVDAGSLVGGTTATLADTATTAQADLVKIIPLILGAILVILMLLLRSILAPVLLVATTLLSYGTAMGVSAWVFDGLFNFAGADPSVPLFGFVFLVALGVDYNIFLMTRVREESLVHGTRSGVLRGLAVTGGVITSAGVVLAATFAALGIIPIMFLVQLGFIVAFGVLLDTLVVRSLLVPALVRDIGPKVWWPSKLGSTR